The Sporosarcina sp. Marseille-Q4943 genome includes the window CAATGCATTCCCATATGCTTTTTATTACTCAATGGGATGGAAGACCCGTACCTTTTCATGTCCACGAACTTAGAGGTGTCACTTCTTTTGATGCAGGGCATAATCACAGATATGCCGGAACTACTGAACCAGCCCAAAGTGGTGTACAACACACTCATAGATACTTCACATTTACGTCTTTAGATGATCGACATCGACATGAGATCCATGGAATCACAGGGCCAGCTATTTACCTTCCTGACGGTGGTCATTATCATGAGTTTAGTGGTTTTACTACGGTAAATGGTGCTAATCCTCATAGACACAGTTATGGCGGAAGAACAAGTTTATAGTTAGTTTCTGGCTTGCAATTACATTCACCCATCATCAAAGAACCCTTTGGACCTCCAAAGGGTTTTCACTCTTCAACTGAGGTTACTTGGATAGTAATTGATAACTAAAGCATTTATTGGAGCCTTTTGCCGCTACCGTCAAAACCGGCTTCCAACTTCAACTGTTCTAAAAAAGCGACCATGAAGGAATGGCGTTCCTCGGCAAGACGCTTCCCTTCCTCGGTCACCATCAAATCCTTCAATAACAGCAACTTCTCGTAAAAATGCGTGACAGTAGCCGTGTTTTTGGATCGGTATTCATCCTCGGACATGTTAGTTCTCGCGAATTCTTCCGCGTCATATAATTTCCTACCCCTCGCTCCTCCGAAAGCAAAAGCACGGGCGATGCCGATAGCGCCGATAGCATCGAGCCGATCCGCATCCCTGACAATTGCGCCTTCAATGGAGACGATTTCTTCCTCGTTTCCGCCATTGAATGAAACGCTCCTAATTGTTTCCAAAACGGTCATCGCCATTACATCGTCTGCACCGGCGGAACGCAGCACTTCCATAGCGGATACGTTGCCATCCTCTTTATACTTTGGATCGTCGATATCATGCAGCAAGACGGCAAGCCGAATGATCTTCATATCTGCGTTAGGCATCGTCCGGGCAATCTCCTTCGCATTTTTCATAACACGTAAAATATGGTCATAATCATGGCTGGCGTCGAACTTCCTATAAATATTGACGACCTGGTCCGTTACGTTTTGCACTATCGTTTCCATAGCATCCACCTTTTTCTTATATTCATATGAAAGAATCAATTCGACAGAAAATTTAGGCATGTCATTGACGTATATTGTCGATTCATGTATAGTTAATGCATCCATGTTAATAATGGGAAAGACATTGAAATGCCGAGGGAGGAATAAACATGTACCAAGGTAAAGTAAAATGGTTCAGCAATGAAAAAGGATATGGTTTCATTGAAACGGATAACGGTGAAGATGTGTTTGTCCACTATACTGGCATTATGTCAGAAGGATTCAAGACGTTGGATGAAGGCCAATCCGTATCCTTTGAAATCGTAGAAGGTAACCGCGGACCCCAAGCGGCAAATGTCTTGACTATAACATGAATGATGAATGACAAACATGCAATATCCCGCCGAGGAAATCCTGGCGGGATATTATTTTGTCAATTTATTCATTTCATTTCCTAAAAATTGAAGCTGTTCCCCAATTGTGCACGTTCGGATGCAAAACTGGTGCGCCCCTGTTTTTCCGAAATCCTTCACTTGTTGCCTTTTCACAAAACATCCTTCACAATACGTATCAAGCACTTCATTGATTTCATTCATGACTGTCAATTTATCCATAGCAGCCTCCAAGTCTGGTCATTCATTCATTTTAATACGGTTTTCTGCGGGTTGCAACAAAGAGAAGGAGAGATGGAATATGATCGAATTATACGTAGATGGCGCAAGTGCCGGTAACCCGGGCAAAAGCGGCATCGGAATATTCATCAAAGGAGAAGGCAAGATCGTCAAATTATCCGTACCGATCGAGCCGACTAACAATCATACAGCCGAATTTCTAGCCCTTCTCCGCGGGATGGAAGAAGCCGCAAAACTGACGACCGGAATCGTTTCGGCCCGTTCGGATTCAAAAGCTGTCGTCTCGGCTGTAGAAAATGAATTTGTGAAAAACGAAGTACATAAGGAATATTTGAATAAAATCTTATCCATTGCTGAAACGTTCGATTTCTTTTTCATCAAATGGATACCTGACACCGAAAATCGTGCTGCCGATGCACTCGCCCGGGAAGCGATCCATAAACAAATGGATAAGGATGATGGCGTGAAATGATGAGAAGCATCCGCCCCATACCTTATTTCGCTTTCATGAACGTTACGGTGTTCTCTATGTTGTCATAAAGCACCCATTCCTTGTCGAAAACGACAGCCCCGACATTGACAAGAGTCTGGCCGCCGCTCACA containing:
- a CDS encoding YmaF family protein, coding for MEIPISGFMYHSDDSDPMHSHMLFITQWDGRPVPFHVHELRGVTSFDAGHNHRYAGTTEPAQSGVQHTHRYFTFTSLDDRHRHEIHGITGPAIYLPDGGHYHEFSGFTTVNGANPHRHSYGGRTSL
- a CDS encoding HD domain-containing protein encodes the protein METIVQNVTDQVVNIYRKFDASHDYDHILRVMKNAKEIARTMPNADMKIIRLAVLLHDIDDPKYKEDGNVSAMEVLRSAGADDVMAMTVLETIRSVSFNGGNEEEIVSIEGAIVRDADRLDAIGAIGIARAFAFGGARGRKLYDAEEFARTNMSEDEYRSKNTATVTHFYEKLLLLKDLMVTEEGKRLAEERHSFMVAFLEQLKLEAGFDGSGKRLQ
- a CDS encoding cold-shock protein, which translates into the protein MYQGKVKWFSNEKGYGFIETDNGEDVFVHYTGIMSEGFKTLDEGQSVSFEIVEGNRGPQAANVLTIT
- a CDS encoding zinc-finger domain-containing protein, encoding MDKLTVMNEINEVLDTYCEGCFVKRQQVKDFGKTGAHQFCIRTCTIGEQLQFLGNEMNKLTK
- a CDS encoding ribonuclease HI family protein, which translates into the protein MIELYVDGASAGNPGKSGIGIFIKGEGKIVKLSVPIEPTNNHTAEFLALLRGMEEAAKLTTGIVSARSDSKAVVSAVENEFVKNEVHKEYLNKILSIAETFDFFFIKWIPDTENRAADALAREAIHKQMDKDDGVK